The DNA segment CAAGCACCGGCAAAGGCCTATAATCCTTTTTTCATATACGGGGGCGTAGGTCTCGGAAAGACACATCTCATGCATGCTATTGGGCACTATATACTACAGCAGGATCCTACATGTAAGGTTGTGTATCTTTCTTCGGAAAAATTTACTAATGAACTAATAAACTCAATACGTGATGATAAAAACGTAGAATTTCGAAACAAATACAGAACAATAGATGTTCTTCTGATTGACGATATCCAATTTATAGCAGGAAAAGAGCGGACACAGGAAGAGTTTTTCCATACCTTCAATGCCTTGCATGATGCAAATAAACAATTGGTAATATCAAGTGACCGCCCGCCTAAAGAAATTCCGACACTGGAAGAGCGATTAAGATCAAGATTTGAATGGGGACTAATTACAGATATTCAGCCGCCAGATTTTGAAACTAGAATTGCTATTTTACAAAAAAAAGCTATGATGGAAAATCTTATAGTTCCAAATGATGTTATAAATTTTATAGCCACAAAGATCGAAACAAATATACGTGAGCTGGAAGGTGCTCTTATACGTGTTGTGGCCTATTCATCATTAACCGATTGCCCTATAGACATCGGGCTTGCCGAACAAGTACTAAAAGACATTCTTCCTGACGGAAAGCCAAAACAAGTCACATCAAAGCAAATTGTGGAAGAAGTTGGAAGTTATTTTTCTATTAGTCCGGAAGAATTTAAATCTAAAAAGCGAACTAAGGATTTGGCTTTTGCTCGCCAGGTAGCTATGTATTTATGCTGTGAACTGACAGACCTTTCTCTTCCGAAAATAGGAGAAGAATTTGGCGGTCGCGATCACACTACGGTTATACACGCAAGGGATAAAATAACGCGTGATATTCAGGAAGACTCGCAATTATCTAACGCTGTCGAAAGTTTAAAAAAGAAAATCCTTTATAGTTAATAAGCTGTGGAAATCCTTTGGACAACTTGTTTATAAAAAGTGGACAATTTTCGACTATCAACAGCCACTGTTAGTACTGTGAATAAAGTTATACCCATTCTCCACAGGTTATCCACATTAAAACATCATATATAACACTTATTAACATGATTTATCCACATATCCACAGCACTTACTACTACTACTACTAAATTAATATATTATTCATATAAGTATATTTTTATGACATATTTTTAAATTTCTTTTTGGAGGTAACACAATGAAAATTGTAATCAGCCGAAATGAACTCGCTTCAGGTATTTCTGCAGTTGAGAAATTTGTACCTTCGAAAACCCCTATATCAATACTTACCGGAATAAAGTTTTCAGCCTATGATGATTTTCTATGTCTATCAGCTACAAATCTTGACATGGGTATCGAATATAAAATCAAGAATGAATCTGACAAGCTAAGTATATTAGAAGGTGGAAGTATTGTAATTGGATCAAAAATTTTGTCGGAAATTGTTCGCCGAATATCCGAAAATACAGTGGAATTTGATATTCGCGAAAACAAGGCATATATATCATCAGGCCAATTTAACATGGTACTGCCCTGCTTTGATGCTATGGATTTTCCTGAAATTTCCAGAAATAATTCTTCTGATGGGATAAGACTAAGGCAAAGTATGTTTAAGGATATGATAAAAAGAACAATTTATGCACGAGCAGATGATACAACTTCTCGGCCGCAGTTAACAGGTGCTCTGATAGATTACAAAGACAATATTCTAAACATGGTAGCATTGGATGGATTTAGAATAGCTTGGTGCTGTGAGCAGTTAAATGAAACTGAAGCATCAGATATTAGAGAATTTAAAACTATAGTTCCAGGCGATACACTGCTTGAGATTTCAAGGATTTTTGAAGATGATGAACAAGCATATTTTGAATTATATGCAAGTAAGAACAGTGTAGAGTTTTTAACGGAAAAATTTCTAATAACGTCAAGGGTTTTAGATGGAGATTTTATTGATTACAAAACCGTTATGCAAATAAAACCCAAGACGACGGCAATTGTACCTACGGATGAACTCCGCTTGGCTGTAGAAAGAGCGAGTGTTCTTGCAAGAGAAGGTAATACCAATAATTTGGTAAAATTTTATATTGCAGAAAATTCTATAGAAGTTCAAGTGGAAACGGAATTGGGGCGCATCACTGATAAGGTTTTATGCAGCACAGAAGGTGAGGAAATGCTGATAGCCTTCAATGCAGGATTTTTTATTGATGCTCTAAAGACAATATTTTCACCTAAAATAAAATTGCATTTTTCCGATGAGACTGGGCCATGTATTATTACAGCTTTGGAAACTGATAATCACAAGAATTTTATTTTACCTGTAAGACTTAGAGGTGATAATTCTTGACGGAGTTGAAAGAAATTTTTATAAACACTGAAACGATTAATCTCGACCAATTTTTAAAATGGTCGGGGATTTTTTCCACCGGCGGTGAAGCCAAAATTGCAATAACAGAAGGCAATGTAAAAGTAAATGGTGAAATAGAAACCAAAAGGTCTAGAAAACTCAAAGTTTCTGATATGGTAGAAGTTAACGGTAACCGGCTGCTGGTGAACCGGAGGTAAAAGCGTGTATCTTTATAATTTAAGGTTATATGATTTTCGAAACTTTTTAGAATTGGATCTTGAATTTAAAAATGGAATTAATATTTTTTACGGGGATAATGCTCAAGGAAAGACCAATTTACTAGAGGCTATTTATTTTATAACAGAACTGAGAGCTACTCGAGCCTTTAGAGAGCAGGAAGTAATCAGGTATGATCAGCCGCTGGCTTTTTTAAAAGGGTTATTTAGTACAAAAGCAGGTGATATCGACAGACAAGTTACTATATACCGCAATCAAAAAAAGGAAGTTAAAGAGGGTGAAAACAAAAAAAGCCGATGGTCGGAACTTGATCCGAGTATAAGTGCGGTTTATTTCTCACCGGAGGACATTGACTTAGTCAAGGGCGAACCATCACTTCGCCGAAGATTTATAGATAATCTAATATACCGGATAAGGCCAAGCTTTTATAAATATTTACAAGGATACCAGCGGGTGCTTACGCAGCGAAATACACTTTTAAAGACTATAAAGATTAAACCAGGTATGACAAAAACTCTGGATCCTTGGGATGAACAGCTGTCAGAACTTGGCTCGCAGCTGATAAATGAAAGACTTAAGATGCTGCAAAGGATATCATCCTTATCGCAAGATTATTTTAAAACATTTACACATAAGCGGAATGATTTAAGAATCAGCTATCGAAGTGAGATTGATTTTAGTAATCCTGAACTAATTAAAGCAGATTATAAAAATAAGCTCATATTAAACAGGGAAAAAGACATAAACAGAAGTTTTACATCTGTTGGTCCTCACAGGGATGATATAGATTTTTTTATCGACGGGAAAAATATAAAACACTATGCCTCACAAGGTCAGCAAAGATTAACAGTTTTATGTTTAATGTTTGCCCAGAGAAATCTTTTATACACCGAAAAAGGCGAGTATCCGATACTGCTTTTAGATGATGTTATGTCGGAGCTTGACATACATCGCAGGCAGCTTATCTTGGGACAAGAGAATCATCAAGTATTTATTACGACAACCGATTTAAAATTCATTCCGGAGGAAATATTAGAAAAAAGCTTTTTATATCCGATAAAAGCTGGCACATTGGGGTGATAAAAAGTGGAAAAGATAGGAACAATACTGCTGAGTTCTTTAAAAAAAACCTGCATAGATAAAAGGCTTATGGAAGCTAGAATTTTTACAAGCTATGAATCCATGGTGGGAGAAAAAATCTCAAAGATTTCAAAACCCACATTTATGCAAAACAACACCCTTTTTATAGGTGTGGAAAATCACGTATGGCTGTACCAGCTTTATTTACTAAAACCTGATTTGATGTATAAGATTAACTCAAAATTGCCGTATCCGTTGGTGAAGGATATCAAATTTCAAATCCGTAATATAAAAAAATCAGAAAAACCTAAAGCAGAAGATATCGAAGTTAAAGATGATGAAGACATTAAAATTCCTGAAACTTGCATGAAAGTGATATATAATATAAGTTGTGACATCAATGATGAAGACTTAAGAAGGAGCTTTACAAGGCTGATGATAAAAGATATGAAAAATAAAATAAAAAAGGGGGAGAAAGATTGTTCATCCATATAGGCGGAGATGAAGTAGTTTTAACAAAAGATGTGATAATGATTCTTGATAAAACTGCTCTTTGTGCCAAGGATACGTCGGAATTTCTACAGGTATCTCGTGAAGAAGGATTTGTAACGGAAGATGAAAATTTATATAATAATGTCCGAGAAAATAAAAAAACAGCAGTGATATTGGATAAGAAGATATTATTTTCACCTATTTCCGCCACTACACTTTCAAAAAGGGCGGATTTTATAAAGAATCTTAAATAGGTTCGATGTGTGGAGGTTGTAAGTTTGGAAAAAAAGAATGTTTATGATGAAAATAAAATAGAAGTTTTAGAGGGCATTGAGCATGTAAGACTCAGGCCCGGCATGTATATAGGTTCTACCGACAGCCGAGGTCTACATCATTTGGTGTACGAAGTTGTGGATAACAGTATTGATGAGGCCATGGCCGGGTATTGCAAAAATATTAAGGTAACCATAAACAAGGATAATTCCGTTACCGTGGAAGATGATGGCAGAGGTATTCCGGTAAAAATCCAGCCAAAAGTAGGTAAATCGGCATTGGAAGTAGCACTTACTATGCTGCATGCCGGCGGAAAGTTTAACAGCGGAGGCTACAAGGTATCCGGAGGTCTTCACGGTGTAGGAGTTTCAGTGGTCAATGCCCTGTCTAGCTGGATGGAAGTGGAGGTAAAGCGCGATGGAGGCATCTTCTATCAAAAATATGAACGAGGTAAACCGGTAACAGATGTAATCAGAAAAGGAGATACTGAAGAAACAGGCACTAAAATAACTTTTATGCCTGATAATGAGATTTTTGAAGATACCGTCTTTTCTCAAGATATATTGACACAGCGATTAAGAGAGCAAGCTTTTCTAAACAGAGGTATAAGGATTGAGCTTTTTGATGAACGAACAGGTAATTCCAATGTGTTTCATTATGAGGGTGGTATAGTATCTTTTGTCAAGTATTTGAATCGGAAAAGGGATGTTCTGCATGAAAAACCTATCTACATGAGTGCTGCTCGAGATGATATGGAAGTTGAAGTGGCCATGCAGTATAATGATTCGTATTTAGAAACAGTGCTTACCTTTGCAAATAATATTAATACACATGAAGGCGGTACACATCTGAGCGGATTTCGTACAGCCCTTACCCGCAGTATGAATGATTATATGCGCAAGATGAATTTGTTAAAAGAGCAGGATGCAAATCTTTCCGGCGAGGATGTAAGGGAAGGGCTGACTGCGGTAATCAGTGTCAAGCTTACAAATCCTCAGTTCGAAGGTCAAACAAAGACCAAACTGGGCAACAGCGAAATTCGCAGCCTTGTTGATACTGTAGTAGGTGAGGGAATATCCCGGTTTTTAGAGGAAAATCCTGCCATAGCAAGGGTTATAGTGGAAAAGGCTTTGGGAGCAGCAAGAGCACGGGAGGCTGCCCGTAAAGCCCGGGAACTTACACGCCGTAAAACTGCTCTAGAACATACAACGCTGCCGGGGAAGTTAGCTGATTGCCGAGAAAGAGATCCCAGACTTTGCGAGCTATACCTGGTGGAAGGTGATTCTGCCGGAGGTTCCGCAAAGCAAGGACGAGATCCTCAAATTCAGGCTATACTGCCGCTGAGAGGCAAGATACTCAATGTAGAAAAAGCACGAATGGATAAGATTTTAAACAATGAAGAAATCAGGTCAATGATTACTGCACTGGGAACAGGCATTGGTGAGGAGTTTGATATAGAAAAACTGCGCTATCATAAGATAATCCTTATGGCTGATGCTGATGTAGACGGTGCACATATTCGTACCTTACTGCTTACATTTTTTTATAGATACATGCAGCCGCTTATTGAAGCAGGTAAGATATACATTGCCCAGCCGCCTCTATACAGAGTGGTTTTAGGTAAAAAGGATTACTATGCCTTTGATGACTTGGAGCTTTCAAAAATATTGGAAAGTCTTGGAAACAGCAGGGAAAGAGCCGAAATCAAGCGATTCAAAGGTCTTGGTGAAATGGCGGCAGAGCAGCTTTGGGAAACTACCATGAATCCCGAAACGCGCACCATTTTAAAAGTCAGTTTAGAAGATGCGGTAGCTGCTGATGAAATTTTTACAATACTTATGGGAGACAAGGTGGAACCTAGGCGGCAGTTTATCTTTGAACATGCGGCAGAGGTTCAAAATCTTGATATATAGGAGGGAGAGTTAAATGGCTGAACCAAAAGGAAAGATTATACCGGTTAAAATTGAAGAAGAAATGAAAAAATCATATATAGATTATTCCATGAGTGTTATTGTAGGTAGGGCTTTACCCGATGTAAGAGATGGTTTAAAACCCATTCATCGCAGAATTCTTTATGCAATGAGCCAGCTCTCTCTCACACCTGATAAACCTCACAGGAAATCCGCCACAATCGTGGGAGAGGTTATGGGTAATTATCACCCACATGGAGACGCTGCCATATATGATGCTATGGTGCGCTTGGCTCAGGATTTTTCCACCAGATACCTGCTGGTAGACGGGCATGGCAATTTTGGCTCAATAGATGGGGACCCGGCTGCGGCCATGAGGTATACGGAAGCTCGAATGACCAGAATATCTCTGGAGATGCTTTCTGACTTAAATAAGGATACGGTTGATTTTATACCCAATTATGATGAATCACTAGATGAACCCAGTGTGCTGCCTGCACGCTTCCCCAATCTTTTAGTAAACGGTTCTTCGGGTATTGCTGTGGGCATGGCTACCAATATACCGCCGCATAATCTTTCGGAGGTTATAGACGGCGTTATAATGATGATAGATAATCCTGATGTAACAGTAGAAGAACTGATGCAGGTTATTAAAGGACCGGATTTTCCCACAGGCGGAATAATAAAAGGATACAGCGGCATTAAAGATATGTATACAACAGGCAGGGGTTCTGTTGTAATGAGGGCTAAAGCCACTATCGAAGCTATGGACGCCACACGACATCGCATTATAGTTACCGAGATACCATATATGGTCAATAAGGCGCGAATGGTGGAAAAAATTGCGGAATTGGTTAGGGATAAAAAAATCGAAGGCATATCCGACCTTAGAGATGAGAGTGACCGTAAAGGAATCCGCATCGTGATGGATTTGAAAAGAGATGCAAATCCCCACATAATTTTGAACCAACTTTATAAACACACACAAATGCAAAGCACATTTGGTGCCATTATGCTGGCTCTTGTAGATAATAAACCGCGCGTGCTTAATCTGCGTGAGATGATTTATTACTATCTTGAACATCAGAAGGATGTTATCGTAAGAAGGACAAAATTTGATTTAGCCAAAGCTCAAGAAAGGATACACATTTTAGAAGGATTAAAGATAGCCCTTGACCATATCGATGAGGTAATCGCTATCATAAGAGGTTCTAAGGATGACGTTACAGCAAGGGATGCACTTATAAAGAATTTTGGTCTTAGTGAAAAACAGGCACAGGTTATACTTGATATGAGGCTTAAACGCCTTACCGCTTTGGAGCGAGAAAAGATTGATGAAGAGTATGCCGAACTCTTAAAGAAAATAGACTACTATCAAAAAATACTTTCAGATGAAAAAATAGTTTTATCCATTATCAAGGAAGAGCTTATCCAGATAAAACAAAAATATGGCGATGAGCGCAGAACTCACATAACTCATGATGAAGGCGATTTTGATATAGAAGATTTGATAGTTGAGGAAGATATAGTTATAACACAGACCCATTTCGGGTATGTGAAGCGCCAGCCAATTTCCGCATATCGCAGTCAGCGCCGAGGAGGCCGGGGAGTAACGGGAATTACCACTCGGGAAGAAGATTTCGTGGAACATATCTTTGTAGGTACAACTCATCATGTTGTAATGTTCTTTACAAACAAAGGAAATGTATACAAACTAAAGGCGTATGAAATCCCCGATACCAGTCGAACCGCACGAGGCACTGCCATAGTTAACCTGCTGCCGTTAAAACCCGATGAAAGAGTCAACACGATGATAACCATCAAGGATTTTGATGAGGCGCGTTATTTAATTTTTGCTACCAAAAACGGCATCGTTAAAAAGACGCTGCTTTCCGAGTATGCAAGTTCACGACGAACCGGCCTAATAGCTATAACCTTGAAAGATGATGATGAGCTGATAGGGGTTAGACTGGTTGATCGAAATGAGGAGATAATTTTAGGCACACACAACGGTATGAGCATAAGATTTTCAGTAAATGATGTAAGCTCAACGGGACGCACATCTCAGGGAGTCAAGGGCATCAATCTTCGTTCCGATGACAAAGTGGTGTCAATGGACATTGTTCGGGAAGGTCATGATGTGTTGGTTGTTACCGAAAAGGGTTTCGGTAAGCGCATTGACGAGAAGGAATTCAGATGTCAGGCACGGGGAGGCAGAGGCGTAATAATACAAAAGATAACCGATAAGACCGGACCACTGGCAGGGTTAAGAGTTGTTGGAGAAAATGATGAGATAATGCTCTGTACCAGCTCCGGAATTATGATTCGCCTTTTGACTTCTGAAATATCCAAAATGAGTAGGAATACAATGGGTGTAACATTGATAAAGCTTGAGCAGGACGATTTTTTAGCATCTATGGCGGTAGTTACTGAAGACTAAGATAAAAATTTTTCCGTGCAACCTTTTGCGTTAATGCTTAAAAATAAATACTTTTTAGGAGTATATAGGTTTGAAAAAAAAGGTAAATAAGCATATAGAAGCACCGCTTTTAGATATACTGAAAAAATATGCAAATACAGATTCAGTTAGATTCCATATGCCCGGCCATAAGGCAAGAGCAGCGGGGCATATATTTGAGGAATTTAAGCAAAATCTGTTCAAATGGGATGTTACGGAAATCCCGGGCCTGGATGACCTTCATCAGCCCAGAGGCCCTATAAAACGAGCACAAGAAAAGCTTGCTGAGCTTTATGGCGCAGACAAATCATTTTTTTTGGTAAATGGTGCTACATCAGGTGTTATTGCTATGATGGGAGCGGCAATCGCACCGGATGATGAAATTTTAATTTCCAGAGCAAGTCACAGGTCAGTCCTGTCAGGCTTAATTATCACAGGTGGGCGGCCGGTTTATGTAATGCCGGAACGATGGCAGGAGTTAGGCGTTTATACGCAAGTAAGTTCAAAGGCTGTAGCTAAAGCACTGGAACAAAATCCTAAAATCAAGGCAGTACTGCTGACAAATCCCGTATACCAGGGATTTTGCCCAGACCTTGGTGCAATTTCTAAGCTTGTCTGCAGCAGCAATAAGATTCTACTTGTGGATGAAGCCCACGGGCCGCACTTTGGTTTTAATTCCGGGCTTCCGATGTGTGCCGGTAAGGTTGCCGATGCATGGGTTCAAAGCCCTCACAAGATGCTGACATCTTTTACGCAAAGTGCCTGGCTGCATGTAAAAGGCAATAAAATTGACCAAAACCGCCTTCAGGATTTCTTACGTCTTATGACAACTACCAGCCCATCGTATATTTTAATGGCATCACTTGATGCATCACGAGCTGTAATGGAGCTTGATGGCAAAGCTTTAGCAAAAAGGGCTTTGGCTTTGGCTGATAAAGCAAGGTACGGCATCAACAAATTTACTCCGTTTTATTGTATAGGACCTGAGGTTAAGGGTAAAAACGGCATTTACGATATAGACTTATCTAGACTTATGGTAAATGTTTCGCAAGCAGGTTATACGGGATACCAGGTGGAAAAAATTCTTCGAAAGCGGTTTAAGATATACGCTGAATATGCGGATTTGTATAATATTTACTTTTTAATAACATTTTCTAATAACAGCAGAGATATAAACTGCCTTGTAAAAGCACTTTCCTCACTAAAAGCCAAAACAAAAATACCCAAATCCATAATTTGGCCGGATAAACTGCCTAATAAGGCATTAGAGCCGAAAACAGCTTTTTATTCTATCGGAGAATATGTGCCGTTGAAGCAATCCCTAGGACGTGTAATAAAAGAGGCATTGGTCCCGTATCCTCCCGGAGTACCACTGCTCATGCCCGGCGAGATTATGGAAAAAGAGCATATAGAGGTGTTAACCGCTCTATTAAAGTCCGGAGGCTACTGCCAGGGCGTAACTTCAGAAGGCTTTATCTGCGTGGTATCCAATGCCTAACTTATTGCTGTATAATTCTGTAAGATAATACCCACATAAAAAACCTTAATGAAAGCAAAGAGGAGATAGCGTGAAAGGTAAACTTATAACCATCGAAGGCCCTGATGGGGCAGGCAAGACTACCCAAGTAAAGAAAATCAGCGAATATTTAAGAACAAAGGGTTTTAAGGTATTGGTAACTCGAGAGCCGGGAGGCACTTCACTGGGAGAAAAACTTAGAAAACTGCTGCTGACTCTGGAAGGAGAAAGTCCGGTACCTGAGGCGGAAGCACTGATATATGCAGCTTCAAGAGCGCAACTTGTAAAAAAAGTTATTGTTCCGGCATTAGAAGACGGCTATATAGTCTTATGCGACAGATTTGTAGATTCAAGTTTGGCTTATCAAGGCTGGGCCAGAGGATTAGGAATAAAGGAACTTACGGATATCAACGGATGGTTTTTAAAAAATAATTGGCCGGACTTGACTATAATCCTTGATGTAGACCCAAGTCAGTCATTAAAACGACTTCGCAAAGAAAAGGATCGATTAGAAAGCGAGAACTTGGAATTTCATAAAAAAGTCAGAGAAGGATTTTTAAAGGTGCACAGCATGTACCCCAATAGAACAAGATTAGTAGATGCTTCCCAAAACCCGGAGCATGTATTTGAATCCGTATTGTTTGAGATTGAAAAATCAGGTATAATAAAAATATAATAAGCTGTTTTAATATTTTAAATAAACAATGACCCGACCTAAAAAAATTATCGGAAGGGGCGATAAATGTGAAACTCGTAATGGCGGTGGTACAAGACAATGATGCAGGCCGGTTGATTGAAAAATTAAGCCAAAAGAAATTTGGATTAACAAAGCTGGCAAGTACAGGAGGTTTTCTAAAAAGCGGTAACACAACACTGATGATTGGTGTAGAAGAGGAAAGGCTTGAAGAGCTTTTGGCTATCATAGAAAAAATGTGTAAGCCGAGGAAAAAAATTGTAACACCACTTCCGGCAGGCCCTGCTGATGCCTATGTACCATATCCGGTTGAAGTATTAGTAGGAGGTGCCACGGTTTTCATATTGGATGTGGAAAGGTTTGTTAAGGTATGAGAGTGAGCTTATCGCCGGAATTTGGTTTGCCTAAGGATTTATTAATTCATAAAGAGCAAAGCGGTCAGAAATTTTCCGAACAGTTAAATGTTGCTGAAAAGACCCATTTAAAATATCAAATGGATTTAGAGTTTAATGCAATTAATGAAATTGGCCAGCGACTTTGTAAAAAGATGTTACTTAAAGATTTAAAAGAGTATAGACAGAGGATAGCTGAGTTTTTAAAAATATGTATTTCTCAAGGTTTTTCTTTTAAGGAAAACTACTTTCAAACTCGCTATGGCCGCAGCAAAGTCCTGTCAATGATTAAAATTGTAAATCAAAAACTGATTGATTTGGCGCAAGAGCTGCTTTTGGAAAATAGGGATTCATTGAAGGTAATGGCTTTAGTCGATGAAATCAGCGGTTTGTTGCTTGATATTTATGCTTGAGGTGGTATATTGGATAACATATCACATGCTTATATTTTTTTAGGCGATGAGGAAGAAACGACACAAAAAGCTTTAAAACTGGCTCAAACCGCTAACTGTGAAAATACTAATATGGCTCCTTGCGGATTTTGCAGCACATGCAGGAAAATCCAAAGTCAGGTTTACCCCGATGTAATACATGTGCATCCGGATGGTGCTGCTATAAAAATTGAGCAAGTAAGAAAAATTATATTGGATTTAACAGAAAAACCCATGGAAGGCAATAAGAAGGTTTATATACTCCATGAGGCTCATACAATAACACCCCAAGCTCAGAATGCTCTACTCAAGACATTAGAAGAACCTTGCAGTGAAAGTATTATCATATTGCTTTCAAATAACATTAAACAGCTAATTCCTACGGTTGTATCCCGATGCCAAATTCAGGATTTTACCAAGGCAGAAGCAGAGCTGCTGCTTTCTGTTGAAAGCAGACAAAAGATTGCAGATATAATATTCAATACTATGCAAAAAGCTGGACATACTGAATTTGCTATATATGCAAGAGAGCTTTCCGATATTGAAGAAAAGATTGAGGAAGTATTGGAAGTTACTATTTCGCTTTTTAGAGATATGCTAATTGTAAAAACAAATGCCGATGCAGCACTCATAAATCAAGATTTAGAACCTATGATTTATAAGTATTCCTCAATACTTGCAACAGATTCTATGCTTAGGGCAATTGATGTCACTTACAGGCAATTAAAAGCTGCAAAATTTAGAGGAAATAAGAACTTAATTTGGTATAATTTACTTGTGGGCCTTAAGGAGGTATTTTAATTGGTAACAGTGGTGGGTGTTAGATTTAAAAAGGCCGGAAAGGTATATTATTTTAACCCCGGGGCTCTTGATATTGAAATCGGCGATAAAGTAATAGTTGAAACAAGCCGAGGCGTAGAATACGGTGAAGTTGTGACAGGCCCTAAGGATGTAAGAGACGAAGATATTATAACTCCACTGAAAGACGTGATGAGAAAAGCTACTTCGGAAGACGAGGCCATAGTCAAAAATAATGCGGCAGAGGCATTGGAAGCAGAAAGCATAGCTATTGAAAAAATAGAAAAACATGGTCTTGATATGAAACTGGTCGATGTAGAATACACCTTTGACAAGAGCAAGCTTATCTTTTATTTTACAGCAGATGGCAGAGTGGATTTTCGCGAACTGGTGAAAGATCTTGCATCGGTATTTCATACTAGAATAGAGCTTCGCCAAATCGGTGTAAGAGACGAAGCCAAAATGCTAGGCGGCATAGGCCCCTGCGGCCGATGTATATGCTGTTCTACATTTTTAGGCGAATTCGATCCGGTATCCATCAAAATGGCAAAACAGCAGAATCTGTCGCTAAATCCAGTGAAAATTTCAGGGCTGTGCGGCAGGCTCATGTGCTGCCTAAAATATGAGAGTGAATCGTATGAAGATAATTTAGTAGATTATCCGAATGTCGGAGATAGAGTAATAACTCCATACGGCGAAGGAACAGTGATTGCGGTATATAAACCGAAAGAAACGATTCAAGTTCAGATAGATGAGGGTAAGGAAATAATGGAATTCCCTGCGGAAGAAGTAGATATAGAGGAAGTATAGTTCTTGACAAAAGAATTATCAGCATATAATATATAAGACAATTATCTTTTTGGGTATATCCTCAATAAAAGGAGGGATTACAATGTTTTATTGGGATTACACCATGATTATCCTACTTCCTGCAATGATATTGGCTATTTACGCCCAGGCCAAGGTTACATCTACATTTGAAAGATATCTAAGAGTCCCTGCAAAAAGTGGGATGACAGGTGCTGATGTAGCCCGAGAAATATTGAAGCAGAGCGGTATTTATGATGTGTCTGTTCAAATACAGGGCGGCAGACTGTCTGACTATTATGATCCAAGGCGAAAAGTGTTAAAACTTTCCAGAGATGTTTATAACGGCAGCTCTCTTGCGGCTCTTGGAGTGGCTGCACATGAATGTGGGCACGCCATCCAACACAATGTGGGATATGCTCCGCTTGCCATTCGAAATGCTATTGTTCCGGCAGC comes from the Tepidanaerobacter acetatoxydans Re1 genome and includes:
- a CDS encoding cyclic-di-AMP receptor, whose translation is MKLVMAVVQDNDAGRLIEKLSQKKFGLTKLASTGGFLKSGNTTLMIGVEEERLEELLAIIEKMCKPRKKIVTPLPAGPADAYVPYPVEVLVGGATVFILDVERFVKV
- a CDS encoding stage 0 sporulation family protein, encoding MVTVVGVRFKKAGKVYYFNPGALDIEIGDKVIVETSRGVEYGEVVTGPKDVRDEDIITPLKDVMRKATSEDEAIVKNNAAEALEAESIAIEKIEKHGLDMKLVDVEYTFDKSKLIFYFTADGRVDFRELVKDLASVFHTRIELRQIGVRDEAKMLGGIGPCGRCICCSTFLGEFDPVSIKMAKQQNLSLNPVKISGLCGRLMCCLKYESESYEDNLVDYPNVGDRVITPYGEGTVIAVYKPKETIQVQIDEGKEIMEFPAEEVDIEEV
- the tmk gene encoding dTMP kinase, whose protein sequence is MKGKLITIEGPDGAGKTTQVKKISEYLRTKGFKVLVTREPGGTSLGEKLRKLLLTLEGESPVPEAEALIYAASRAQLVKKVIVPALEDGYIVLCDRFVDSSLAYQGWARGLGIKELTDINGWFLKNNWPDLTIILDVDPSQSLKRLRKEKDRLESENLEFHKKVREGFLKVHSMYPNRTRLVDASQNPEHVFESVLFEIEKSGIIKI
- a CDS encoding ATP-binding protein is translated as MDNISHAYIFLGDEEETTQKALKLAQTANCENTNMAPCGFCSTCRKIQSQVYPDVIHVHPDGAAIKIEQVRKIILDLTEKPMEGNKKVYILHEAHTITPQAQNALLKTLEEPCSESIIILLSNNIKQLIPTVVSRCQIQDFTKAEAELLLSVESRQKIADIIFNTMQKAGHTEFAIYARELSDIEEKIEEVLEVTISLFRDMLIVKTNADAALINQDLEPMIYKYSSILATDSMLRAIDVTYRQLKAAKFRGNKNLIWYNLLVGLKEVF
- a CDS encoding zinc metallopeptidase yields the protein MFYWDYTMIILLPAMILAIYAQAKVTSTFERYLRVPAKSGMTGADVAREILKQSGIYDVSVQIQGGRLSDYYDPRRKVLKLSRDVYNGSSLAALGVAAHECGHAIQHNVGYAPLAIRNAIVPAAGIGSQMAFPLFFLGLLFRADSLMLVGILLFSLAVLFQIITLPVEYNASNRAVAILESGGFIDRSEVGPVKAVLGAAALTYVAATLTAVMQLLRLLVLAGAGRDRK
- a CDS encoding YaaR family protein, producing MRVSLSPEFGLPKDLLIHKEQSGQKFSEQLNVAEKTHLKYQMDLEFNAINEIGQRLCKKMLLKDLKEYRQRIAEFLKICISQGFSFKENYFQTRYGRSKVLSMIKIVNQKLIDLAQELLLENRDSLKVMALVDEISGLLLDIYA